A genomic stretch from Malus domestica chromosome 15, GDT2T_hap1 includes:
- the LOC103401176 gene encoding uncharacterized protein produces MKDGDGFPTTTAASSGKKESSDSGLILGKGRYKFWALAAILLLAFWSMFTGTVTLRWSAGNLNRLSDDLDSRIHDDLDVLEMEEREKVVKHMWDVYTNSRRIRLPRFWQEAFEAAYEELTSDVPGVREEAITEIAKMSVRSVDLDPPPVQSASAREFSKTLKQAERGRELVTSTGSGR; encoded by the exons ATGAAGGATGGCGACGGCTTTCCAACAACGACTGCGGCCAGCAGCGGGAAGAAGGAGAGCTCGGATTCGGGTCTAATACTCGGGAAAGGCAGGTACAAGTTCTGGGCTTTGGCCGCGATTTTGTTGCTCGCGTTCTGGTCCATGTTCACCGGCACCGTCACGCTCCGGTGGTCCGCCGGCAACCTCAACCGCCTCTCCGACGACCTCGACTCCCGTATTCACGACGATCTCGACGTTCTT GAAATGGAAGAGAGGGAGAAGGTGGTGAAGCACATGTGGGATGTGTACACTAATAGCCGTCGGATCAGATTACCGAGGTTCTGGCAGGAAGCTTTTGAGGCTGCCTATGAGGAGTTGACAAGTGACGTCCCTGGTGTTCGAGAGGAAGCCATAACCGAGATCGCTAAGATGTCCGTCCGCTCTGTGGATCTCGATCCGCCTCCGGTGCAATCTGCA AGCGCACGAGAATTTAGTAAGACTTTGAAGCAAGCAGAGAGAGGTAGAGAACTGGTGACTTCTACAGGCAGTGGTCGATGA